In the genome of Notamacropus eugenii isolate mMacEug1 chromosome 5, mMacEug1.pri_v2, whole genome shotgun sequence, one region contains:
- the RPS3 gene encoding small ribosomal subunit protein uS3 gives MAVQISKKRKFVADGIFKAELNEFLTRELAEDGYSGVEVRVTPTRTEIIILATRTQNVLGEKGRRIRELTAVVQKRFGFPEGSVELYAEKVATRGLCAIAQAESLRYKLLGGLAVRRACYGVLRFIMESGAKGCEVVVSGKLRGQRAKSMKFVDGLMIHSGDPVNYYVDTAVRHVLLRQGVLGIKVKIMLPWDPSGKIGPKKPLPDHVSIVEPKDEILPTTPISEQKSGKAEQPAMPQPVPTA, from the exons ATGGCGGTGCAGATCTCCAAGAAGAGGAAG TTTGTTGCTGATGGCATCTTTAAAGCCGAGTTGAATGAGTTTCTCACCAGGGAGCTGGCTGAGGATGGCTATTCTGGAGTGGAAGTTCGAGTTACCCCAACTAGGACAGAAATCATCATCTTGGCCACCAG GACTCAGAATGTTCTTGGGGAGAAGGGTCGCCGGATTCGGGAACTGACTGCTGTAGTTCAGAAGAGGTTTGGCTTCCCGGAAGGCAGTGTAGAG CTGTATGCCGAGAAGGTGGCCACCAGAGGTCTCTGTGCTATTGCCCAGGCCGAGTCCCTGCGCTACAAACTCCTGGGAGGTCTTGCTGTGCGTAG GGCCTGCTATGGTGTCCTCCGCTTCATTATGGAGAGTGGAGCAAAAGGATGTGAGGTGGTGGTGTCTGGTAAGCTCAGAGGCCAGAGGGCCAAGTCCATGAAGTTTGTGGATGGTCTGATGATCCACAGTGGAGACCCTGTCAACTACTATGTCGACACAGCTGTGCGCCACGTCCTCCTCAGACAGG GTGTATTGGGAATTAAAGTCAAAATCATGTTGCCCTGGGACCCAAGTGGCAAGATTGGCCCTAAGAAGCCCCTGCCTGACCATGTGAGCATCGTAGAGCCCAAAGATGAGATTCTTCCTACCACCCCCATCTCAGAGCAGAAGAGTGGGAAGGCAGAGCAACCAGCTATGCCCCAGCCAGTGCCCACTGCATAA